The following are encoded in a window of Bos indicus isolate NIAB-ARS_2022 breed Sahiwal x Tharparkar chromosome 7, NIAB-ARS_B.indTharparkar_mat_pri_1.0, whole genome shotgun sequence genomic DNA:
- the LOC109561278 gene encoding double-headed protease inhibitor, submandibular gland-like has translation MNSITTFAILALAAMTWAVTPPVSSGDQEIGIEVNCTKYNIKGIGIACTKIWSPICGIDMKTYSNECMYCFLNRDKGSQLRKLHNNECREVECTTYSEICTMEYLPHCGSDGIVYGNRCVFCNAVVESRGTLYFVKYGPCSESP, from the exons atgaacagcaTCACTACTTTTGCCATCCTCGCTCTGGCAGCCATGACATGGGCTGTCACTCCACCCG TCTCTTCTGGTGATCAAGAAATAGGGATAGAG GTGAACTGCACCAAATACAACATAAAAGGTATCGGGATTGCGTGCACAAAGATATGGAGTCCAATATGTGGCATAGATATGAAAACTTACAGTAATGAATGTATGTACTGTTTCCTAAATAG gGATAAAGGATCTCAACTCAGGAAACTTCATAATAATGAATGC agGGAGGTTGAGTGCACCACATATTCAGAAATATGCACCATGGAGTACCTACCTCACTGTGGATCTGATGGGATAGTATATGGCAACAGATGTGTATTTTGCAATGCTGTTGT GGAGAGCCGTGGCacactttattttgtaaaatatggaCCATGCTCTGAGTCTCCCTGA